From one Oceanimonas doudoroffii genomic stretch:
- the glnE gene encoding bifunctional [glutamate--ammonia ligase]-adenylyl-L-tyrosine phosphorylase/[glutamate--ammonia-ligase] adenylyltransferase — MSALPALLAAQADKHWSHFEERAAEVLPRLDAERIERLKRLFACSDFAADSLCRQPELALELEDERDLFNGDRAGRYRPELAAMLGEVSDEATMMRLLRQFRRRELLLIAWREMLLGAEVEESFVHISALADALIVESYRWLYRRQCAELGTPTDAEGNAVPLLILGMGKLGGGELNFSSDIDLIFTFPHNGVTRGGRRELANQQFFIRLGQKLVNALNQTTIDGQVYRVDMRLRPFGESGPLAVSFTAMEDYYQHHGRTWERYAMVKARILNDEGEYTAELRAMLKPFVFRRYIDFGVIDSLRQMKAMIAAEVRRKGLRDNIKLGAGGIREVEFIAQVFQLIRGGREPALQVRHLPEALAAACESGALEPEVTEQLHASYRFLRKVENYLQAFADQQTQTLPQDELNQTRLAWLTGHDDWNAFLVTLQAAMSGVHRQFELLIGDSTEAEDESVAQIWSDIWQTDWEEEGELAALLAEQGMAGDKAARLAGALNAFKDECPRRAMGPQGRQALEKLMPVLLERVSQSDTPGILFARLQKLLLQIATRTAYLQLLVENAGALTQLIRLCEASSLVAEQLARFPILLDELLVPQVLYNPIPLDAYKDELRQFLLRVPEEDVEQQMEALRQFKQIQLLRIAAADIAGALPLMKVSDHLTWLAEAIVEEVVNQAWTQISARHGVPAQLADSGDKGFGVVAYGKLGGIELAYSSDLDLVFVHQSGMGGQTNGDKPLDSRQFYLRLAQRIIHLFSTRTASGVLYELDMRLRPSGNAGLMVTPLDAYGHYLEKDAWTWEHQALVRSRMIVGEPALAEEFARIRAGMLAKPRHHAELAGEVVAMREKMRAHLIKAGPGEFHLKQSVGGLADIEFLTQYLVLAYSEQHAGLTRWSDNMRILETAVEVGLLDEDESLRLRRAYCAIRDRGHRLSLSDQPGRVADTELTQEREWVVASWNKWLKGSEV; from the coding sequence ATGTCTGCATTGCCCGCCCTGCTCGCCGCTCAGGCCGACAAGCACTGGTCCCATTTTGAAGAGCGCGCTGCCGAGGTTTTGCCCCGGCTCGATGCCGAGCGCATCGAGCGGCTGAAACGGCTGTTTGCCTGCAGTGACTTCGCCGCCGACAGCCTGTGCCGTCAGCCCGAGCTGGCGCTGGAGCTGGAGGATGAGCGGGATCTGTTCAACGGCGACCGGGCCGGTCGCTATCGGCCCGAGCTGGCTGCCATGCTGGGAGAGGTGAGTGACGAGGCTACCATGATGCGGCTGCTGCGCCAGTTTCGGCGGCGGGAGCTGTTGTTGATCGCCTGGCGGGAGATGCTGCTGGGGGCCGAGGTGGAAGAAAGTTTTGTGCATATTTCGGCCCTGGCCGATGCCCTGATTGTGGAAAGTTACCGCTGGCTGTACCGGCGCCAGTGCGCCGAGCTGGGCACGCCCACCGACGCCGAGGGCAATGCGGTGCCCCTGCTGATTCTTGGGATGGGCAAGCTGGGCGGCGGCGAGCTCAACTTTTCTTCCGATATCGATCTGATCTTCACCTTTCCCCACAACGGTGTGACCAGGGGCGGACGGCGGGAGCTGGCCAACCAGCAGTTTTTTATTCGCCTGGGGCAGAAGCTGGTCAATGCCCTTAACCAGACCACCATAGACGGCCAGGTATACCGGGTGGACATGCGCCTGCGGCCCTTTGGCGAGTCGGGGCCGCTGGCGGTGAGCTTTACCGCCATGGAAGACTATTACCAGCATCATGGCCGCACCTGGGAGCGCTACGCCATGGTCAAGGCGCGCATTCTCAACGACGAGGGCGAATACACCGCCGAGTTGCGCGCCATGCTCAAGCCCTTTGTGTTTCGCCGCTATATCGACTTCGGGGTGATCGACTCCCTGCGTCAGATGAAGGCCATGATCGCCGCCGAGGTGCGCCGCAAGGGCCTGAGAGACAACATCAAGCTGGGTGCCGGCGGCATTCGTGAGGTGGAGTTTATCGCCCAGGTGTTTCAGCTGATCCGTGGCGGCCGGGAGCCGGCGCTGCAGGTGCGCCATCTGCCCGAGGCGCTGGCGGCGGCCTGCGAGTCGGGAGCGCTTGAACCGGAGGTGACCGAGCAGCTGCACGCCAGTTACCGTTTTTTGCGCAAGGTGGAGAACTACCTGCAAGCCTTTGCAGATCAGCAGACCCAGACGTTGCCCCAGGACGAGCTCAACCAGACCCGGCTGGCCTGGCTTACCGGCCATGACGACTGGAACGCCTTTCTGGTTACCCTGCAGGCCGCCATGAGCGGCGTACACCGCCAGTTTGAGCTGCTTATCGGCGACAGCACCGAGGCGGAAGACGAGAGTGTGGCCCAGATCTGGTCGGATATCTGGCAGACCGATTGGGAAGAAGAGGGTGAGCTGGCGGCCTTGCTGGCAGAGCAGGGCATGGCCGGCGACAAGGCGGCACGGCTGGCCGGCGCCCTGAATGCCTTCAAGGACGAATGCCCGCGCCGGGCCATGGGCCCTCAGGGGCGGCAGGCGCTGGAAAAACTGATGCCGGTGCTGCTGGAGCGGGTCAGCCAGTCCGATACCCCCGGCATTTTGTTTGCCCGATTGCAGAAGCTGCTGCTGCAAATTGCCACCCGTACCGCCTACCTGCAGCTGCTGGTGGAAAACGCCGGGGCCCTGACCCAGCTGATACGACTGTGCGAGGCCAGTTCACTGGTGGCCGAGCAGCTGGCGCGCTTTCCCATTCTGCTGGACGAGCTGCTGGTGCCTCAGGTGTTGTATAACCCCATTCCACTGGACGCTTACAAGGACGAGCTGCGCCAGTTCCTGTTGCGGGTGCCGGAAGAGGACGTTGAGCAGCAGATGGAGGCCCTGCGTCAGTTCAAGCAGATTCAGTTGCTGCGCATTGCCGCCGCCGACATCGCCGGTGCACTGCCATTGATGAAAGTGAGCGATCACCTCACTTGGCTGGCGGAAGCCATCGTGGAAGAGGTGGTTAATCAGGCCTGGACTCAGATCAGCGCCCGTCACGGCGTGCCGGCCCAGCTAGCCGACAGTGGTGACAAGGGCTTTGGCGTGGTGGCCTACGGCAAGCTGGGTGGCATCGAGCTGGCCTACAGTTCGGATCTGGATCTGGTGTTTGTGCATCAAAGCGGCATGGGCGGCCAGACCAACGGCGACAAGCCCCTGGACAGCCGTCAGTTCTACCTGCGGCTGGCCCAGCGCATTATTCACCTGTTCAGCACCCGCACCGCCAGTGGTGTGCTCTATGAGCTGGACATGCGCCTGCGCCCCAGCGGCAACGCCGGGCTGATGGTGACCCCCCTCGACGCCTACGGCCATTACCTCGAGAAGGATGCCTGGACCTGGGAACACCAGGCCCTGGTGCGCAGTCGCATGATAGTGGGCGAGCCAGCCCTGGCCGAAGAGTTCGCGCGCATTCGCGCCGGCATGCTGGCCAAACCCCGCCATCATGCCGAGCTGGCCGGCGAGGTGGTGGCCATGCGAGAAAAAATGCGCGCCCACCTGATCAAGGCCGGCCCGGGAGAGTTTCACCTCAAGCAATCGGTGGGTGGCCTGGCCGACATCGAGTTTCTGACCCAGTATCTGGTCCTGGCCTACAGTGAGCAGCATGCCGGGCTTACTCGCTGGTCCGACAATATGCGCATTCTGGAAACCGCGGTGGAGGTGGGGCTGCTTGACGAAGACGAGTCCCTGCGCCTGCGCCGGGCCTACTGCGCCATTCGCGACCGGGGCCATCGCCTCAGCCTGTCGGATCAACCCGGTCGAGTTGCCGATACCGAGCTCACCCAGGAGCGGGAGTGGGTGGTGGCAAGCTGGAATAAATGGCTGAAAGGCAGTGAGGTGTGA
- a CDS encoding YjfI family protein: MELSVIGRHLEQLGEASTTGFAFQCYPIPGEVEVLRVTVEGREELPLFISVSDDQILCISYLWDESQVNPARRQAMLEAMLDMNIPMPLSAFARLDDWYVVFGALSLNSALTDIEHELAVLSDNCLEVIEDMAEFLL, translated from the coding sequence ATGGAACTATCAGTTATCGGCCGTCACCTGGAGCAGCTGGGTGAGGCTTCGACCACCGGTTTTGCCTTTCAGTGCTACCCCATTCCCGGCGAAGTGGAAGTACTGCGGGTCACGGTGGAAGGGCGGGAAGAGCTGCCCCTGTTTATTTCCGTGTCTGACGATCAGATTTTGTGCATAAGCTACCTGTGGGACGAGAGTCAGGTCAATCCGGCACGGCGCCAGGCCATGCTGGAAGCCATGCTCGACATGAACATTCCCATGCCGCTGTCGGCCTTTGCCCGGCTCGACGACTGGTATGTGGTGTTTGGCGCCCTGTCGCTCAACTCGGCCCTGACCGACATCGAACACGAGCTGGCGGTGCTGAGCGACAACTGTCTGGAAGTGATCGAAGACATGGCGGAATTTTTGTTGTGA
- a CDS encoding CYTH domain-containing protein translates to MDTEIEIKFLVSGPLGDTLPDLLPPCRILEHDRQHLANTYFDTAELGLRRLGAGLRIRSRNGELEQTVKLAGSQVGGLHQRPEYNVPLDVHNPDLSLFPASIWPDGADPHALQQGLQPLFCTDFMRHRWLIELNGTEIELALDEGEVQAGELREPIYELELELVRGDASVLFELADALVQRGGLRLGAVSKAQRGYRLAGLSPMPELQALEPPVLQPNESCEQVMVTLLHQALTHWQHHEEGWLARPGIDWLVQLREGAALVHQILLMFGERVSLRVNSGWVDDLLWLQQQLSWLDRAQMLAHLTTDKGHYLRRLDCRKSLLRLLGEQQQGLPAEERLRELLHGPRYGRLVLGLTHWLYRQDWRAGLTREQQALLSAPVDELAAPLLEDSWQTLRHSALGADELSVEQYIQQKGKLRRNLMVGLCFSPLFPEADRLGFRMPWLDILRGIEDLDMLSPLPELVERLEAEEADELEQWLDRKQGFLLEALEQSRRQALELTPYWR, encoded by the coding sequence ATGGATACAGAAATCGAGATCAAGTTTCTTGTCTCGGGCCCCCTCGGCGACACCCTGCCCGATCTGCTGCCGCCCTGTCGAATTCTTGAACACGACCGCCAGCACCTCGCCAATACCTATTTCGACACCGCCGAGCTCGGATTGCGCCGACTCGGCGCCGGGCTGCGCATTCGCAGCCGCAACGGCGAGCTGGAACAGACCGTCAAGCTCGCCGGCAGCCAGGTGGGCGGCCTGCATCAAAGACCCGAATACAATGTGCCCCTGGATGTGCACAATCCGGATCTGTCGCTGTTTCCCGCCAGTATCTGGCCCGACGGCGCCGACCCGCACGCCCTGCAGCAGGGGCTGCAGCCGCTGTTTTGCACCGATTTTATGCGCCATCGCTGGCTAATAGAGCTGAATGGTACCGAAATCGAGCTGGCCCTGGACGAGGGTGAGGTGCAGGCAGGAGAGCTGCGCGAGCCCATTTACGAGCTGGAGCTGGAGCTGGTACGGGGGGACGCCTCGGTGCTGTTTGAGCTGGCCGATGCCCTGGTGCAGCGGGGCGGGTTGCGCCTGGGGGCGGTGTCCAAGGCCCAGCGTGGCTACCGGCTGGCGGGGCTCAGCCCCATGCCCGAACTGCAGGCGCTGGAGCCGCCGGTATTGCAGCCGAATGAATCCTGTGAGCAGGTAATGGTGACCCTGCTGCATCAGGCCCTGACGCACTGGCAACATCACGAGGAGGGCTGGCTGGCCCGGCCCGGCATCGACTGGTTGGTACAGTTGCGGGAAGGTGCCGCCCTGGTGCACCAGATATTGCTGATGTTTGGCGAGCGGGTGTCACTCAGGGTTAACAGCGGCTGGGTCGACGATTTGCTGTGGCTGCAACAGCAGCTGTCCTGGCTGGATCGGGCCCAAATGCTGGCCCACCTGACGACCGACAAGGGCCACTACCTGCGCCGGCTCGACTGCCGCAAAAGCCTGCTCAGGCTGCTGGGTGAACAACAGCAGGGGCTGCCGGCCGAGGAGCGGCTGCGCGAACTGCTGCACGGCCCCCGTTATGGCCGCCTGGTGTTGGGCCTGACCCACTGGCTTTACCGTCAGGACTGGCGTGCCGGGCTGACCCGGGAGCAACAGGCACTGTTGTCGGCACCGGTGGATGAGTTGGCCGCGCCACTGCTGGAAGACAGCTGGCAGACCCTGCGTCACAGCGCGCTGGGGGCCGATGAGTTGAGTGTGGAGCAGTATATTCAGCAAAAGGGCAAGCTGCGCCGCAACCTCATGGTGGGCTTGTGTTTCAGCCCGTTGTTTCCGGAGGCGGATCGGCTGGGCTTTCGCATGCCCTGGCTCGATATATTGCGCGGCATTGAAGATCTGGACATGCTTTCGCCCCTGCCGGAGCTGGTGGAGCGGCTGGAGGCCGAGGAGGCCGACGAACTGGAACAGTGGCTGGATCGCAAGCAGGGCTTTTTGCTGGAAGCCCTGGAGCAGTCCCGCCGCCAGGCCCTGGAGTTGACGCCTTACTGGCGCTGA
- a CDS encoding TIGR00153 family protein, with protein sequence MPVNTILGLFAKSPIKPLQKHVMKVHEAAQQLVPFFDAMWEQDWENAELIQRRISQLEREADALKREIRLKLPRGLFMPVERTDMLELLTQQDKIANKAKDISGRIVGRQMAIPVELKSAFMDYLNRCIDATAQAAKAIDELDELLETGFKGREMDLVTDMIHQLDLIEDDTDVMQAKLRKQLQAIEDSYNPIDIMFLYKILEWVGDLADQAERVGSRLELMLSRS encoded by the coding sequence ATGCCAGTTAATACTATTTTGGGACTCTTTGCCAAGTCTCCTATCAAGCCATTGCAGAAGCATGTGATGAAGGTCCATGAAGCTGCACAGCAGTTGGTTCCCTTCTTCGACGCCATGTGGGAGCAGGACTGGGAAAACGCCGAATTAATCCAGCGTCGCATCTCCCAGCTTGAACGGGAAGCCGATGCGCTGAAGCGGGAAATCCGCCTCAAACTCCCCCGCGGTCTCTTTATGCCGGTTGAACGTACCGACATGCTGGAACTGCTCACTCAGCAGGACAAAATCGCCAACAAGGCGAAGGACATCTCCGGCCGCATCGTGGGTCGCCAGATGGCCATTCCGGTCGAACTCAAGTCCGCCTTTATGGATTACCTCAACCGTTGCATTGATGCCACCGCCCAGGCGGCCAAGGCCATCGACGAGCTCGACGAACTGCTGGAAACCGGCTTCAAGGGCCGGGAAATGGATCTGGTGACCGACATGATCCATCAACTCGACCTCATCGAGGACGATACCGACGTCATGCAGGCCAAGCTGCGCAAACAGTTGCAGGCCATTGAAGACAGCTACAATCCCATCGACATCATGTTTCTCTACAAGATCCTTGAGTGGGTCGGCGATCTGGCAGACCAGGCCGAGCGGGTTGGTTCCCGCCTGGAACTGATGCTGTCTCGTTCCTGA
- a CDS encoding inorganic phosphate transporter codes for MDIIANYGTTLILVAAVFGFFMAWGIGANDVANAMGTSVGTRSLTIKQAIIIAMIFEFAGAYLAGGEVTSTIRKGIIDVGAFDGHPDLLVFGMIASLLAAGAWLLLASCFGWPVSTTHSIIGAIIGFALVSLGSEAIQWTMVLGIVGSWIITPALSGLLAYFTFVSVQRLIFNADNPLAAAKKYVPAYIFLTAMVICLVTLKKGLKHVGLELTDVQSWGLSVLASLALAVLSAVYIKRQRYNPNDDKDMHFSNVEKVFGILMVITACAMAFAHGSNDVANAIGPLSAVVSTVENAGQIAGKASIAWWILPLGGIGIVIGLASLGHKVMATVGTGITHLTPSRGFAAQLATAATVVIASGTGLPISTTQTLVGAVIGVGMARGIAALNLNVVRNIAVSWVVTLPAGAILAIVFFYAIQWMFT; via the coding sequence ATGGATATCATTGCTAACTACGGCACCACGCTTATTCTGGTGGCGGCCGTCTTCGGCTTTTTCATGGCCTGGGGCATTGGCGCCAACGATGTGGCCAACGCCATGGGCACCTCAGTTGGTACCCGCTCACTGACCATCAAGCAGGCGATCATTATCGCCATGATCTTCGAATTTGCCGGTGCCTATCTGGCCGGCGGCGAGGTCACTTCCACCATTCGCAAGGGCATCATTGATGTGGGGGCCTTTGACGGCCATCCGGATCTGCTGGTGTTCGGCATGATTGCCTCGCTGCTGGCTGCCGGTGCCTGGCTGCTGCTGGCCTCCTGCTTCGGCTGGCCGGTGTCCACTACCCACTCCATTATCGGTGCCATTATCGGTTTTGCCCTGGTTTCTCTGGGCTCGGAAGCGATTCAGTGGACCATGGTGCTGGGTATCGTCGGCTCCTGGATCATTACTCCCGCGCTGTCGGGTCTGCTGGCCTACTTTACCTTTGTCAGCGTGCAGCGACTGATTTTCAACGCCGACAACCCCCTGGCGGCGGCCAAGAAGTACGTGCCGGCCTATATCTTCCTGACCGCCATGGTGATCTGCCTGGTGACCCTGAAGAAAGGCCTCAAGCACGTGGGCCTGGAACTGACCGATGTGCAGAGCTGGGGCCTGTCGGTACTGGCTTCCCTGGCCCTGGCGGTTCTGAGCGCCGTCTATATCAAGCGCCAGCGCTACAATCCCAACGATGACAAGGACATGCATTTCTCCAACGTGGAGAAGGTATTTGGCATTCTGATGGTGATTACCGCCTGTGCCATGGCTTTTGCCCATGGCTCCAACGACGTGGCCAATGCCATCGGTCCGCTGTCGGCCGTGGTCAGCACGGTGGAAAATGCCGGGCAGATTGCCGGCAAGGCGTCCATTGCCTGGTGGATACTGCCCCTGGGCGGCATCGGTATCGTCATTGGTCTGGCATCCCTTGGCCACAAGGTCATGGCCACCGTGGGCACCGGCATTACCCACCTTACTCCCAGCCGGGGCTTTGCGGCCCAGCTGGCTACCGCTGCGACAGTGGTGATCGCATCGGGTACCGGTCTGCCCATTTCCACCACCCAGACCCTGGTGGGGGCGGTGATCGGTGTCGGCATGGCCCGGGGCATCGCTGCCCTGAACCTCAATGTGGTGCGTAATATCGCCGTTTCCTGGGTAGTAACCCTGCCCGCCGGCGCCATACTGGCCATCGTATTCTTCTATGCCATTCAGTGGATGTTTACCTGA
- a CDS encoding TIGR04211 family SH3 domain-containing protein, which yields MNAKLLLPLLCGLLWVSQASAATRYISDDVYAFIHAGPSNQYRIIGTVNAGEPVDYLKRDADTDYVQIRDADDRTGWVDGRFLQTEESFRSRLPTLENELSDARDKLANTDERHAQDVADKVNLIERQRQELTTLKARLSELSASHEQLSSENQRLSSLMDDKEHRMRLDWLVHGGLVAGVGALVGFVLPMVPLRRRKRQDRWMN from the coding sequence GTGAACGCAAAACTTCTGCTGCCGCTGCTGTGCGGCCTGCTGTGGGTGAGCCAGGCCAGCGCCGCCACCCGTTACATTTCCGATGACGTTTATGCCTTTATTCATGCCGGCCCGAGCAACCAGTACCGCATTATCGGTACCGTTAATGCCGGCGAGCCGGTGGACTACCTCAAACGCGACGCCGACACCGACTATGTGCAGATTAGGGATGCCGACGACCGTACCGGCTGGGTAGACGGCCGCTTTCTGCAGACCGAGGAAAGTTTTCGTTCCCGACTGCCGACGCTGGAAAACGAGCTTAGCGACGCCCGAGACAAGCTGGCCAACACCGACGAGCGCCATGCCCAGGACGTGGCCGACAAGGTCAACCTGATCGAGCGCCAGCGGCAGGAACTGACCACGCTCAAGGCCCGGCTGAGCGAGCTGAGTGCCAGCCACGAGCAGCTGTCCAGCGAGAACCAGCGGCTCTCCAGCCTGATGGATGACAAGGAGCACCGCATGCGCCTGGACTGGCTGGTGCACGGCGGCCTGGTGGCCGGTGTGGGCGCCCTGGTGGGCTTTGTGCTGCCGATGGTGCCCCTGCGTCGGCGCAAGCGCCAGGACAGATGGATGAACTGA
- the putA gene encoding bifunctional proline dehydrogenase/L-glutamate gamma-semialdehyde dehydrogenase PutA, producing the protein MFTVANVFAPDYRPSDLATLRQDITHNYAVDENAWLARLLEQVPAGRDQLARLGERARRLVTRVREESDGGDGIDAFLQQYSLDTQEGIILMCLAEALLRIPDSHTADELIKDKLSGADWARHFRQSDSTLVNASTWGLMLTGRIVRMDKTLDGNPANVLSRMINRLGEPVVRSAMYAAMKIMGKQFVLGRTIAEALKASRKSREQGYTHSYDMLGEAAMTAADAEKYRADYASAIAAVGSEKLNNPSVPRPSISIKLSALHPRYEEASRERVLTELYATVNDLLHTARRLDVFITIDAEEMDRLELSLDLFEKLYRSEVNRGWGGLGLVVQAYSKRALPVLCWLTALAREQGDEIPLRLVKGAYWDSEIKHSQQAGLDGYPVYTRKAGTDVAYLVCARYLLSQATEGAIYPQFATHNAHTVVAVLDMAGERHFEFQRLHGMGEELYDAVLTENPSLNCRIYAPVGAHKDLLPYLVRRLLENGANTSFVHKLVDPDTPIDTLISHPVTSLRESRSLANDRIPLPPAIFSDRKNSAGINLNIEAVRAPLFQRLEQLASKSWQATPLVAGKAVAGEKRPVLSPQHREHRVGEVVFADKATVEQAIGHADNAFRDWRDTPVEVRAQALEKLADLLESHSAEFISLCTREAGKLLQDGIDEVREAVDFCRYYAVEGRRLMAEPTKLPGYTGELNLLQAQGRGPFVCISPWNFPLAIFLGQVSAALITGNTVLAKPAEQTSLIAHLAVTLAHEAGIPGDVLQLLPGDGAVTGAALTQDSRIAGICFTGSTDTARLINQTLAKRSGPIVPLVAETGGQNAMIVDSTALPEQVVRDVLRAAFQSAGQRCSALRVLYLQSDIADRVLEILEGAMQELSVADPAHWSTDVGPVIDADAQKGLQAHLDAMKAAGNKIIAEAPMSADCAHGFYIRPTALEVGSIGELKKEQFGPILHVVRFKAKDIDRVLDDINATGYGLTLGVHSRNESFAAHVAKRAEVGNVYINRDQIGAMVGVQPFGGRGLSGTGPKAGGPHYLSRFITEKTITNNTTAIGGNATLLSLGEG; encoded by the coding sequence ATGTTTACCGTCGCCAATGTCTTTGCCCCCGACTATCGCCCGTCCGATCTGGCCACGCTGCGCCAGGACATTACCCACAACTACGCCGTGGACGAAAATGCCTGGCTGGCCCGATTGCTGGAACAGGTGCCCGCCGGCCGCGATCAGCTGGCACGACTGGGCGAACGGGCGCGACGACTGGTGACCCGTGTACGGGAAGAAAGCGACGGCGGCGACGGCATCGACGCCTTTTTGCAGCAATACAGCCTGGACACCCAGGAAGGCATCATTCTGATGTGCCTGGCCGAGGCACTGCTGCGCATTCCCGACAGCCATACCGCCGACGAGCTGATCAAAGACAAGCTGTCCGGCGCCGACTGGGCCAGACACTTTCGCCAGAGCGACTCCACCCTGGTCAACGCCTCCACCTGGGGCCTGATGCTTACCGGGCGCATCGTACGCATGGACAAAACCCTGGACGGCAACCCGGCCAACGTACTCAGCCGCATGATCAACCGCCTGGGCGAGCCGGTGGTGCGCTCGGCCATGTACGCCGCCATGAAAATCATGGGCAAGCAGTTCGTGCTGGGGCGCACCATAGCCGAAGCCCTCAAGGCCAGCCGCAAGTCCCGGGAGCAGGGATACACCCATTCCTACGACATGCTCGGCGAGGCGGCCATGACCGCCGCCGATGCCGAGAAATACCGGGCCGACTACGCCAGCGCCATTGCCGCCGTGGGCAGTGAAAAGCTCAATAACCCCTCGGTGCCGCGGCCGTCCATCTCCATAAAGCTCTCCGCCCTGCACCCACGCTATGAAGAGGCTAGCCGCGAGAGGGTGCTTACCGAGCTGTATGCCACGGTCAACGATCTGCTGCATACCGCCCGCCGGCTCGATGTGTTTATCACCATAGACGCGGAAGAAATGGACCGGCTGGAGCTTTCCCTGGATCTGTTTGAAAAGCTCTATCGCAGCGAGGTGAACCGGGGCTGGGGCGGCCTGGGGCTGGTGGTGCAGGCCTACTCCAAACGGGCGCTGCCGGTGCTGTGCTGGCTCACCGCCCTGGCCCGGGAGCAGGGCGATGAAATTCCGCTGCGGCTGGTCAAGGGCGCCTACTGGGACAGCGAAATCAAGCACAGCCAGCAGGCCGGACTTGATGGCTATCCGGTTTATACCCGCAAGGCGGGCACCGATGTGGCCTACCTGGTGTGTGCCCGCTACCTGCTGAGCCAGGCCACCGAAGGCGCCATCTATCCGCAGTTTGCCACCCACAACGCCCACACCGTGGTGGCAGTGCTCGACATGGCCGGCGAACGCCACTTTGAATTTCAGCGCCTGCACGGCATGGGTGAGGAGCTGTACGACGCCGTGCTGACCGAAAACCCCAGCCTTAACTGCCGCATTTACGCCCCGGTGGGCGCCCACAAGGATCTGCTGCCCTACCTGGTGCGGCGACTGCTGGAAAACGGCGCCAACACCTCCTTTGTGCACAAGCTGGTGGATCCCGATACCCCCATCGATACCCTGATCAGCCACCCGGTCACCAGCCTGCGGGAAAGCCGCAGCCTGGCCAATGACAGAATTCCCCTGCCGCCGGCCATTTTTTCCGATCGTAAAAACTCCGCCGGCATTAACCTGAACATTGAGGCGGTGCGTGCCCCCCTGTTCCAGCGGCTGGAACAACTCGCGAGCAAGTCCTGGCAGGCCACGCCCCTGGTGGCCGGCAAGGCGGTGGCCGGTGAAAAACGCCCGGTACTGAGCCCCCAGCATCGGGAGCACAGGGTGGGTGAAGTGGTGTTCGCCGACAAGGCCACGGTAGAGCAGGCCATTGGCCATGCCGACAACGCCTTTCGTGACTGGCGCGATACCCCGGTCGAGGTCAGGGCGCAGGCCCTGGAAAAGCTGGCGGACCTGCTTGAAAGCCACAGCGCCGAGTTTATCTCGCTGTGCACCCGTGAAGCGGGCAAGCTGCTGCAGGACGGCATTGATGAAGTGCGCGAGGCGGTAGACTTCTGCCGTTATTACGCCGTTGAAGGCCGGCGGCTGATGGCCGAACCCACCAAGCTGCCCGGCTACACCGGTGAGCTAAACCTGCTGCAGGCTCAGGGGCGCGGCCCCTTCGTGTGCATCAGCCCCTGGAACTTTCCGCTGGCGATCTTTCTCGGTCAGGTCAGCGCCGCCCTGATCACCGGCAACACCGTGCTGGCCAAGCCCGCCGAGCAAACCAGCCTGATCGCCCATCTGGCAGTGACCCTGGCCCATGAAGCCGGTATTCCCGGTGATGTGCTGCAGCTGCTGCCCGGGGATGGCGCCGTTACCGGTGCGGCGCTCACTCAGGACTCGCGCATTGCCGGAATCTGCTTTACCGGCTCTACCGACACCGCCCGGCTGATTAACCAGACCCTGGCCAAACGCAGCGGCCCCATAGTGCCGCTGGTAGCGGAAACCGGAGGCCAGAACGCCATGATAGTGGACTCCACCGCCCTGCCCGAACAGGTGGTGCGGGACGTGCTGCGCGCCGCCTTTCAGAGCGCCGGCCAGCGTTGTTCGGCACTGCGGGTGCTGTATCTGCAGAGCGACATCGCCGACCGCGTGCTGGAGATACTTGAAGGGGCCATGCAGGAGCTGAGCGTGGCCGATCCGGCGCACTGGTCCACCGACGTGGGTCCGGTGATCGACGCCGATGCTCAAAAAGGGCTGCAGGCCCACCTGGACGCCATGAAGGCCGCCGGCAACAAAATCATTGCCGAAGCTCCCATGAGCGCGGATTGTGCCCACGGCTTTTACATTCGCCCCACGGCGCTGGAGGTCGGTAGCATAGGCGAACTCAAGAAGGAGCAATTCGGCCCCATATTGCACGTAGTGCGCTTCAAGGCGAAAGACATCGACCGCGTGCTCGACGACATTAACGCCACCGGCTACGGCCTGACCCTGGGTGTACACAGCCGTAACGAGTCATTCGCCGCCCATGTGGCCAAGCGCGCCGAGGTGGGCAACGTCTATATCAACCGGGATCAGATTGGTGCCATGGTGGGCGTGCAGCCCTTTGGTGGCCGCGGCCTGTCCGGCACCGGTCCCAAGGCCGGTG